Genomic segment of Variovorax sp. OAS795:
CGGACGCCGTCAGGGCCTTCGATCCGCAAGCACGGTTCATATCAACACTGCATAGCTACCGCAAAAACTTGTATTTGACCGCATGTATCGGCGTTCCGATACTTCACGCACCAACTCGACTCGCAGCCATGACTTCACCATCGCCCACGCCTGCCGCCCCAGTGGAAGGGGGCTCGATCATCGAAAGCCTCAGGCGCGCCGGCCGCCTGGACCGCATCTTCGTGGACGGCGAGTGGGTGCTGCCCGACACCCAGGCGCGCAGCGCCGTCATCGACCCCTCCACCGAGGAGCCCGTCGCCGAGATCGCTCTCGGCAGTGCACGCGATGTCGCCGCCGCCGTCGTGGCCGCACGGCGCGCGTTCGCCACCTGGTCCGTGAGTTCCCCCCACAGCCGCGCCCAGCTGCTGGACCGCGTCCACGCCCTCATCCTGGAGCGCGCAGAGCTCTTCGCCCAGGCCATCTCGCTGGAGATGGGCGCGGCCATCGGCTTCGCGCGCCTCACCCAGGTGCCCTCGGCGGCCGAGCACATCCGCGTGGCCCGCGACAACGCGCGCAGCTACCCCTTCGTCACCCACCGCGGCGACATGGCCCTGGTGCGCGAGGCCATCGGCGTGTGCGCCCTGATCACCCCGTGGAACTGGCCGCTCTACCAGATCACCGCCAAGGTCGGCGCCGCATTGGCCGCCGGCTGCACCGTGGTCCTCAAGCCCAGCGAACTCTCCCCCCTGAGCGCCCTGCTCTTTGCCGACGTGATGCACGACGCGGGCACCCCGGCCGGGGTGTTCAACCTGGTGAACGGCAGCGGCGCGGAAGTCGGCGCCGCGCTGGCCGAACATCCCGACGTGGACATGGTCTCGTTCACCGGCTCGACAAGGGCCGGCGTGCTGGTGGCCCAGGCAGCCGCCCCGACGGTCAAGCGCGTGGCGCAGGAGCTCGGCGGCAAGTCGCCCAACCTGATCCTGCCGGACGCGGACCTTTCCGTGGCCGTGCCCAAGGGCGTGGCGACCGCGTTCCGCAATGTCGGCCAGTCGTGCAGCGCCCCCACGCGCATGATCGTGCCGCGCAGCCGGCTGCAGGAAGTGGAGCGGCTCGCGCTCGAGGCGGCATCGGCTTTCGTGGTGGGCGATCCGCGTTCGCAGCAGACCACGCACGGCCCGGTGGCCAACCGGGCGCAGTTCAACCGGGTGCAGGAAATGATCGGCGTGGGCCTGGCCGAAGGCGCACAGCTTTTGTGCGGCGGCCCCGGACGGCCCGAGGGCCTGGACCGGGGCTTCTACTGCCGCCCGACCATCTTCAGCGCGGTGCACTCCCGCATGCAGATCGCGCAGGAGGAGATCTTCGGGCCGGTGCTGGCGATCCTTCCCTACGACAGCATGGACGAGGCGGTGGAGATCGCCAACGACACGGTCTACGGCCTGGGCGCGCATGTGCAGGGCCAGGACCTGGGTGCGGCGCGCGCGGTGGCGGCGCGCATCCGCTCGGGGCAAGTGCACATCAACTACCCGGCGTGGAACCCCGAGGCCCCGTTCGGTGGCTACAAGCGCTCGGGCAATGGGCGCGAGTACGGGGTCGAGGGGTTCGAGGAATATTTGGAAACCAAAGCCATTCTTGGCTTCAATGCTCAGGAGAAGAAATGACCGTGGCCATCGTGCTGCACCGTGCCAACGGCGCACCAGTATCAACCGCCTTCCGCCGCGCGCCGTTCGGCAAGGACGACCCCTTTGCGCGGCATCGCGAGATCGCGTGGGAAGGACCCCGATCGATGATCGCGGGCCGCACCAGCTTCATCGGCGAGCTCGACATCGCAAGCTATCCGCACATCGAAACCATCGTGGTGGCGGAAGGCGAGCTGACGCTGACCGCGGCCGGAGCGGAACCACTGGTGCTCGGCCCGCAAGCGGGTGCCGTCATCGGATGCGGCACCTCGCTTCGCATCGCGGCTGGATCGCGCGTGCAGTTTTCCTTTTGCGCGGCCGCCTGCGACAAGCCGACGCAGCGCGGACTTGTCCCCCTTCGCGCCGACGCCGACTTCAAGCCGTCGGCAACTTTGCCGGCGGAGGCGCTCCTCGGCCCGGCCCCGCAATGCCGCAGCGACAACGTCTTCACGGACGACGCCGCGCAGTACAGCGCCGGCACCTGGGACTCGACCCCTTACCACCGCATCGTTCGCCCGCATCGCCAGAACGAGTTCATGCATCTCGTCGCGGGAAGCGTGCGCTTCGCAGCCCCCGATGGGAGCATGCTGTCGATGGGCACGGGCGATGCGCTCTTCGTGCCGCAGGGCGCATCGATCGGGTGGGAGAGCAGCGATCGCGTGGCGAAGTTCTACGTGGTCCAGGCCGTCCCGGCTTGAACGCGCGAGCGAGATCCATCATGTCGCCTCCGCTGCAACACATCCAAACTTCTCCCACGCTGCCGGCTTCGGCGGACGTCGTCGTGATCGGCGGCGGCATCATCGGCGTCTTCACCGCCTACTACCTGGCCAAGCGCGGCATGTCCGTCGCCTTGGTGGAAAAAGGCAGGATCGGCGCCGAGCAGTCAAGCCGCAACTGGGGCTGGTGCCGGCAGCAGAACCGCGACGCGCGCGAACTGCCGTTGGCGACCAAGAGCCTGGACCTGTGGGAACAGTTTGCCGCGGAGACCGGCGAAGACACGGGCTTCAAACGCTGCGGTCTGCTGTATCTCAGCAACGACGAGGCCGAATTGTCCCAGTGGGCCGGCTGGCGTGATTTTGCGAAGACCGCGGGCGTGACGACCCACGTGCTGAGCAGCCGGGAGGCTGCCGAGCGTGGACAGGCGACCGGCCGCGCCTGGAAGGGCGGCGTCTTCTCGCCCAGCGACGGCACGGCCGATCCCGCCAAGGCTGCGCCGGCCGTGGCCGTTGCGCTCATCAAGCTCGGCGGCAGCGTGCACCAGAACTGCGCCGCGCGCGGCATCGAGACCGAAGCCGGGCGCGTGAGCGGCGTCATCACGGAAGCCGGCGTCATCAAGACCAAGACCGTCGTGATGGCCGGCGGCGCGTGGGCGTCTTCATTCTGCAGGCAATTGGGCATCCGCTTTCCGCAGGCCTCGATCCGCCAATCCATCCTGAGCGTGTCTCCCGTGGAGCATCGCTTGCCCGCCGCCCTGGTGATCGCGGGCGTCTCGGCCACGCGCCGCAACGACGGCCGCTACGCACTGGCCATCAGCGGCCGTGCGCGCGTGGACCCGACGGGGCAGTTCCTGCGCTTCGCGCCGCAGTTCGTTCCCATGTTCGCCAAGCGCTGGCGCAGCCTTCTGCCGGGAGGCCTGGAAGGCATTCGCGGAGGCCATGAAACGCTGGGGCGCTGGCGGCTCGATGCGCCGACACCCATGGAGCGCGTGCGCATCCTCGATCCGAAGCCCTGTTCGACCACGATCAAGGAAACCCACCGCCGCGCGGTCGAACTGCTGCCGCAGCTTCGCGATGCGAGGATCACGCACGCCTGGGCCGGCTTCGTCGACAGCACGCCCGACGGTGTTCCCGGCATCGGCGAAGTGCCGGGCCTGCCGGGCTTCATCCTGGCCGCAGGCTTCTCGGGGCACGGCTTCGGCATCGGGCCCGGCGCCGGCCACCTGGTCGCGGACCTGGCCAGCGGCGCCGAACCGATCATCGATCCCGTCCCATTCCGGCCCAGCCGATTCAGTGGCACCGCATGGGGCAAGGTCGCTGATTTCTGAATCTAAACAGGAGACAACCATGAACGATCACAGCAGTGAACTGAAAGGTAGCGACATGAAGCGGACACACAGGATCGGCGATGCCCCCATGGGCACATTGACACGGCGAGACGCCGTATTTGCAGGCGCAGCCACCTTTGCGCTGGGGTCCCTGGGCCTGGCGGCGCGTGCCCACGCTGCCGGGCCGGCCACCAAGCCCACGGGCCAGGCCATTCTCGGCTTCTCGCAGGAGGTGACCGTCCTGCATCCGCTGATGACCGCCAACGAGGTGGACCAGGGCGTCTGGTGGAACCTCTTCAGTCCGCTGTGGATGCTCGATGCGGAAGGCAAGTTCGTGCCCCTGCTCGCGAAGTCGGTTCCCACCCTCGAGAACGGGGGCATCTCGGCCGATGGCCTGACCTGGCGCGTCGAGCTGCGCAACGACGTGAAGTGGCACGACGGCAAGCCGATGACCGCCGAGGACGTCAGGTACTCGATCAACCTGATGAAGAACCCGGCGTTCCGCGCCCGCAACCGCACGGCCTTCGAGTACATCGCGTCCGTGGGCGTCGAAGGTGCCCACGTGATCACGTGGAAGCTGAAGGAACCGTATGCACCGCTGACCTCCGTGCTGAGCTGGACCTTCATCGTTCCCGCGCACGTTCTTTCGCAGAACCCGGATCCGAACTCTGCGCTGTTTGCCGCCGCGCCCGTCGGCACCGGGCCGTTCAGGTTCGTCAGCCGCAAGACCGGCGACCACCTGATCCTCGAGGCCAATCCGGATTACTTCGGCAAGGGGCCGTCGCTGAACCGGCTCATCTTCAAGTACGTGCCGGACCTGAATGCGATGTACACCCAGTTCAAGACCGGGGAGATCGATTTCATCGGCCTGCAGGGCATCCCTGCCAACTTCTACAAGGAAGCATCCGCGCTGCGCGGCCGCCGCGTCCATGCAGCGCCCCGCGGCGCGGTGGAGAACCTGACGCTCAACCTCGCGCACCCGGCCCTGGCCGACAAGGCGGTGCGCAAGGCGCTGAACATCGCGATCGACCGGCAGTCGATTTGCGACCTCGTCTATTACGGCGTGCCCAAGCCCGCGAACAACTACCTCGTTCCGACGCACTGGGCTTCCAATCCCAACCTGCCCAAGCCCGAGTACGACCCGAAGAAAGCCTCCGCGATGCTGGACCAGGCCGGCTGGGTGCGCGGCGCAGACGGTATTCGCGCCAAGAACGGCGTGCGGCTGTCCTTCACGAATTCGACCACCACGGGCAACCAGCTGCGCGCGCAGACGCAACAGCTCATCGCCGACGACTTCAAGAAGATCGGCGTCGAGATGCTGATCAAGAACATGGTGGCGGCGGTGCTCTGGGCAGACTTCTGGCGCAACTCCGAGTTCGACAGCCTCCTGACCGCGCCGACCTACACGATCGCATCGGATCCGGACATCACGCACCGCTTCGGCTCCGCAAGCATTCCGAAGGAGACCAAATCGGGATCGAACGTGAGCCAGTACAAGAACGCCGGGGTGGATGCGCTGCTCGCCCGGGGCCGCCAGGAATACAACCTGGCCAAGCGCAAGGAGATCTACGCCAAGGTCCAGGAGCTGATCATGGATGACCTGCCGTTCCTGCCGCTGTTCTACGAGGTGCAGATCGAAGGGACGAAAGCCAACCTGGACGGCTATGCGAACAACGTGAACGCATTGGCCAACAGCTGGAACGCGGCCAGCTGGCGCTGGACGGCCTGAGCATCATGGCTCGCTACCTTCTGCGCCGCCTGCTGCAGTCGCTGCTGCTGCTTGCGCTCGTCTCTGTGATCGCCTTCGCCATCCTGCATCTTGCGCCGGGGGGGCCGCTGGCGCAGTTTGTCGCCACCGGCGACCTGGGGACGGAAGACGTCGACCGGCTGATGAAGCAGTACGGGCTGGACCGGCCCGTGCCGATCCAGTACCTGGACTGGGCCGGAAGCATCGCCACCGGCGACTGGGGCAAATCCTACCGGGACCAGTTGCCGGTGCTGAAGAAGATCGGCATGCACGTCGGGCCCACGCTCGAACTCATGGTGAGCTCGACCCTGCTTGCGATGTTCATCGGCGGCATGATCGGCATCCTGGGTGCGGTGCGGCGCTATTCGATCTTCGACCACCTCGCCACCATCGGCGCGATGGTCGCGCTGTCGATTCCCACCTTCTGGTTCGGCCTGGCGGTCATCTATGTCTTCTCGGTGAACCTCGGCTGGCTGCCGGCCGGCAACCGCGAAACGATCGGCGATGGCTCCTTCATCGACCGCCTGCAGCACCTGGTGGCGCCATGCATCGTGCTGGCGCTGGTGTCCACCGCCGTGTGGAGCCGCTACATGCGCTCCTCGATGCTGGACGTGGTGAACCAGGACTACATCCGTACCGCCAAGTCCAAGGGCGTGCCCGCGATGCAGATCCTGCTGCGCCACGCGCTGCGCAACGCGCTGCTGCCCATGATCACGATCACGGGCCTTCACGTGTCGACGCTGCTCAGCGGCGCGCTGGTCACGGAAACCGTGTTCACCTGGCCGGGCATGGGCCGGCTGTTCCTCGACAGCGTCAGCAATCGCGACTACCCGGTGGTGATGGGAATGCTGATGTTCACGGCCTGCATGGTCCTGCTGGGCAGCCTGGTCGCGGACCTTCTCTACTCCGTCGCAGACCCGCGCATCAAAGGAGCGTCGAAATGAGCACCGTCCAGACCGCAACGCTGGTTCCGCCGCGCCGCACGCTCGCCGAACGCTTTCCGGCCCTCAGGCGCTTCCTGCGCCACCGCGCGGCGCTGCTGGGCGTGGGCATCGTGCTGTTCATGACGCTCCTGAGCTTCGTCGGCCCGCTGCTGATGCCGTTCAACGCCACCGACACCGACATTCGCGCACGGCTGGCGGAGCCGTTCGCCGGCCCGCACCTGCTGGGCACCGATCCGCTGGGTCGCGACGTCCTGGCGCGGCTGATGTATGCCGGGCGCATCTCGCTGGCCGTCGGCTTCGCGGCCACTGCGCTGTCGGTGGTGGTGGGTGTCCTGGTCGGTCTGGTCGCGGGGTTCTACCGCGGCGCGATCGGCGCGGCGCTCATGCGGTTCGTGGATGCGATGCTCTGCTTTCCGACCATCTTCCTGTTGCTGGCCGTCGCAGCCCTGATCGAGCCGTCGGTCACTTCCATCGTGGTGCTGATCGCATTGGCCAGCTGGATGGAAGTGGCGCGTGTGGTGGAAGGACAGATCCGGTCGCTGCGCGAACGCGATTTCGCGCTGGCCGCGGAATCGCTCGGCGCCAGCGACAGCCGCATCATGTTCCGCGAGCTCTTGCCCAATGCGGTCGCGCCCATCGTGGTTGCTGCCACGCTGAACAT
This window contains:
- a CDS encoding aldehyde dehydrogenase family protein, with protein sequence MTSPSPTPAAPVEGGSIIESLRRAGRLDRIFVDGEWVLPDTQARSAVIDPSTEEPVAEIALGSARDVAAAVVAARRAFATWSVSSPHSRAQLLDRVHALILERAELFAQAISLEMGAAIGFARLTQVPSAAEHIRVARDNARSYPFVTHRGDMALVREAIGVCALITPWNWPLYQITAKVGAALAAGCTVVLKPSELSPLSALLFADVMHDAGTPAGVFNLVNGSGAEVGAALAEHPDVDMVSFTGSTRAGVLVAQAAAPTVKRVAQELGGKSPNLILPDADLSVAVPKGVATAFRNVGQSCSAPTRMIVPRSRLQEVERLALEAASAFVVGDPRSQQTTHGPVANRAQFNRVQEMIGVGLAEGAQLLCGGPGRPEGLDRGFYCRPTIFSAVHSRMQIAQEEIFGPVLAILPYDSMDEAVEIANDTVYGLGAHVQGQDLGAARAVAARIRSGQVHINYPAWNPEAPFGGYKRSGNGREYGVEGFEEYLETKAILGFNAQEKK
- a CDS encoding cupin domain-containing protein, giving the protein MTVAIVLHRANGAPVSTAFRRAPFGKDDPFARHREIAWEGPRSMIAGRTSFIGELDIASYPHIETIVVAEGELTLTAAGAEPLVLGPQAGAVIGCGTSLRIAAGSRVQFSFCAAACDKPTQRGLVPLRADADFKPSATLPAEALLGPAPQCRSDNVFTDDAAQYSAGTWDSTPYHRIVRPHRQNEFMHLVAGSVRFAAPDGSMLSMGTGDALFVPQGASIGWESSDRVAKFYVVQAVPA
- a CDS encoding FAD-binding oxidoreductase; amino-acid sequence: MSPPLQHIQTSPTLPASADVVVIGGGIIGVFTAYYLAKRGMSVALVEKGRIGAEQSSRNWGWCRQQNRDARELPLATKSLDLWEQFAAETGEDTGFKRCGLLYLSNDEAELSQWAGWRDFAKTAGVTTHVLSSREAAERGQATGRAWKGGVFSPSDGTADPAKAAPAVAVALIKLGGSVHQNCAARGIETEAGRVSGVITEAGVIKTKTVVMAGGAWASSFCRQLGIRFPQASIRQSILSVSPVEHRLPAALVIAGVSATRRNDGRYALAISGRARVDPTGQFLRFAPQFVPMFAKRWRSLLPGGLEGIRGGHETLGRWRLDAPTPMERVRILDPKPCSTTIKETHRRAVELLPQLRDARITHAWAGFVDSTPDGVPGIGEVPGLPGFILAAGFSGHGFGIGPGAGHLVADLASGAEPIIDPVPFRPSRFSGTAWGKVADF
- a CDS encoding peptide ABC transporter substrate-binding protein, whose translation is MKRTHRIGDAPMGTLTRRDAVFAGAATFALGSLGLAARAHAAGPATKPTGQAILGFSQEVTVLHPLMTANEVDQGVWWNLFSPLWMLDAEGKFVPLLAKSVPTLENGGISADGLTWRVELRNDVKWHDGKPMTAEDVRYSINLMKNPAFRARNRTAFEYIASVGVEGAHVITWKLKEPYAPLTSVLSWTFIVPAHVLSQNPDPNSALFAAAPVGTGPFRFVSRKTGDHLILEANPDYFGKGPSLNRLIFKYVPDLNAMYTQFKTGEIDFIGLQGIPANFYKEASALRGRRVHAAPRGAVENLTLNLAHPALADKAVRKALNIAIDRQSICDLVYYGVPKPANNYLVPTHWASNPNLPKPEYDPKKASAMLDQAGWVRGADGIRAKNGVRLSFTNSTTTGNQLRAQTQQLIADDFKKIGVEMLIKNMVAAVLWADFWRNSEFDSLLTAPTYTIASDPDITHRFGSASIPKETKSGSNVSQYKNAGVDALLARGRQEYNLAKRKEIYAKVQELIMDDLPFLPLFYEVQIEGTKANLDGYANNVNALANSWNAASWRWTA
- a CDS encoding ABC transporter permease; the encoded protein is MARYLLRRLLQSLLLLALVSVIAFAILHLAPGGPLAQFVATGDLGTEDVDRLMKQYGLDRPVPIQYLDWAGSIATGDWGKSYRDQLPVLKKIGMHVGPTLELMVSSTLLAMFIGGMIGILGAVRRYSIFDHLATIGAMVALSIPTFWFGLAVIYVFSVNLGWLPAGNRETIGDGSFIDRLQHLVAPCIVLALVSTAVWSRYMRSSMLDVVNQDYIRTAKSKGVPAMQILLRHALRNALLPMITITGLHVSTLLSGALVTETVFTWPGMGRLFLDSVSNRDYPVVMGMLMFTACMVLLGSLVADLLYSVADPRIKGASK
- a CDS encoding ABC transporter permease is translated as MSTVQTATLVPPRRTLAERFPALRRFLRHRAALLGVGIVLFMTLLSFVGPLLMPFNATDTDIRARLAEPFAGPHLLGTDPLGRDVLARLMYAGRISLAVGFAATALSVVVGVLVGLVAGFYRGAIGAALMRFVDAMLCFPTIFLLLAVAALIEPSVTSIVVLIALASWMEVARVVEGQIRSLRERDFALAAESLGASDSRIMFRELLPNAVAPIVVAATLNIAHAILAESYISFLGFGIQPPTPSWGNMLENAQSYLTNAPWLAIVPGLAITLTVTSFNFIGDGLRDALDAKLDR